Proteins encoded within one genomic window of Halodesulfurarchaeum formicicum:
- a CDS encoding ArsR/SmtB family transcription factor: MDGEEVEVLEAVHDDFSREILERVAQEPLSAPELVKQVDASKPTVYRRLSDLEEMDLVAARVQPDDAGHHRKQYVAAVDAVHICVESDGLSVQVDRSAEDAVDRFRKLVGDIT; the protein is encoded by the coding sequence ATGGACGGCGAAGAAGTCGAGGTGCTCGAAGCCGTCCACGACGATTTTTCCCGGGAAATTCTGGAACGAGTCGCCCAGGAACCACTCTCCGCCCCTGAATTAGTGAAGCAGGTGGACGCCTCGAAGCCGACGGTGTACCGCCGGCTGTCCGATCTGGAGGAGATGGATCTCGTCGCGGCACGGGTACAGCCAGACGACGCCGGTCACCATCGAAAGCAGTATGTTGCGGCGGTCGACGCAGTTCATATCTGTGTCGAGTCGGACGGACTGTCGGTTCAGGTCGACCGCTCGGCCGAGGACGCCGTCGATCGCTTCCGAAAGCTCGTAGGTGATATCACATGA